In Carya illinoinensis cultivar Pawnee chromosome 9, C.illinoinensisPawnee_v1, whole genome shotgun sequence, the following are encoded in one genomic region:
- the LOC122275282 gene encoding E3 ubiquitin-protein ligase UPL4 isoform X1, producing MGNRGQKRAEMVDELPADKRACSSLDFRPSSSNSSVQTHMNSPNSAHETRDNDMETSSSASASSRSEGEPERDSAYGSCDSDDAEQRHSNLRHYRDYQRQRSSTDHGKFKRILSSLSEESGPSEQLASLTELCEVLSFCTQDSLSSMVSDSLSPLLVNLAKHESNPDIMLLAIRAITYICDVYPRSSNFLIRHDAVPALCQRLLAIEYLDVAEQCLQALEKISREQPLACLQAGAIMAVLNYIDFFSTSVQRVALSTVVNVCKKLPSECPSSFMKAIPILCNLLQYEDRQLVEYVAICLIKIVERVSQSSELLDELCQHRLIDQVIHLIDLNCRTTISRPIYNGLIGLLVKLSSGSIVAIRTLYELKISSILKDILSTYDLSHGMSSPHMVDGHCDQVYEVLKLLNELLPSTARDQDAQQVLDKESFLVNSPSLLQKFGMDILPLLIQVVNSGANLYVCYGCLSVINKLVYFSKSDMLLELLKNTNISSFLAGVFTRKDQHVLLVALHIAEMILQKLSDIFLSSFIKEGVLFAIDALSVQENCAQLMFPKFTAVQLSFDSSQKSASKEVPSCLCYAFATGQPPTTSETGSCKLENDSVHKLAKHVKTNYFTPNLSEQGVTDILQKLRTCSTALSDLVNATIGNDAPARYEERFYCIVHQIMETLNGKEPISTFEFIESGVVRSLLSYLSNGQYLREKGKAQGVNGNFIIVEKRFEMFARLFLSSSEPYSVDLPLLVLIRKLQSALSSLENFPVILSHGSKQRYSYAMVPIGRRTMHPCLKVRFVRGEGETYLGEYSGDVQTVDPFSSLDGIEGFLWPKVSIGRNEHIKSASCTTGKTESLPHDLPSTDNDANLSQSAFEQALNDFAKQEMQLPLEAEVNMGVQHPASCSDEDALQKLVFYLEGQQLDHTLTLYQAILQKQIKENEFITGAKLWSQVYTLTYKRALEPIQGNSQECLQSGQNLSVSDKVGAYMEYTPFVSSIYACELTSDLERSSSTYDVLFLLKSMESLHRFTFHLMSRERICAFAEGKIDDLDSLKVGVPSMPQNEFVNSKLTEKLEQQMRDSLSVSIGGMPSWCKQLVASCPFLFSFEVRCKYFQLAAFGQLQSQSHQLSHSNSGATSDRRPSTGSLPRKKFLVFRDQILESAAKIMDLHARYKMPVEIEYDQEVGTGLGPTLEFYTLVSCEFQKSGLGMWRGEYGLFASSTTLEAEDKGILMSPSGLFPRPWPSTLSTSDDQFSEVIKKFVLLGQVAAKSLQDGRVLDLHFSKAFYKIILGRELTLYDIQSFDPELSRTLLEFQALVNRKRFLESVNGENSPAEFDSFFRDTRIEDLCLDFTLPGYPNYVLASGPDYKMVNMRNLEDYVSLIVDATINSGISRQAEAFKSGFNQVFPMEHLQIFTEDELEHLLCGEHDSLVFNELLDHVKFDHGYTASSLPIVNLLEIIQEFDHGQRRAFLQFVTGAPRLPPGGLASLNPKLTVVRKHSSIWADTDLPSVMTCANYLKLPAYSSKERMKERLLYAITEGQGSFHLS from the exons ATGGGTAATCGTGGCCAAAAGCGTGCTGAAATGGTTGATGAATTGCCGGCGGATAAGCGGGCATGCAGTTCGTTGGATTTCAGACCGAGTTCATCGAATTCATCGGTTCAGACCCATATGAACTCCCCCAATTCAGCACATGAAACCCGCGACAATGACATGGAAACTTCGTCATCTGCTTCAGCCTCAAGCCGATCGGAAGGAGAACCTGAAAGGGATTCAGCGTATGGTTCTTGTGATTCTGATGATGCGGAGCAAAGACATAGCAATCTTCGCCACTATCGTGATTATCAGAGGCAGAGATCGTCCACTGATCATGGAAAATTCAagagaattttatcaagtttgaGTGAAGAAAGTGGCCCTTCCGAACAACTGGCTTCACTTACTGAGTTATGTGAAGTGTTGTCATTTTGTACACAGGATTCACTTTCAAGCATGGTGTCAGACTCTTTGTCTCCGCTTCTTGTAAACCTTGCAAAGCACGAGAGTAACCCAGATATAATGTTACTAGCTATAAGagctataacatatatatgcgATGTGTATCCTCGATCATCAAATTTCCTAATTCGTCATGATGCGGTTCCTGCTCTTTGTCAAAGATTATTGGCTATTGAGTACTTGGATGTTGCTGAACAG tgtctgCAAGCGTTGGAGAAGATATCACGGGAGCAACCGCTTGCTTGCTTACAGGCTGGGGCAATTATGGCTGTCCTAAATTATATTGACTTCTTTTCAACAAGTGTACAG AGAGTTGCTCTTTCCACTGTGGTGAACGTCTGCAAGAAACTTCCCTCTGAATGCCCTTCATCTTTCATGAAAGCTATTCCCATATTGTGCAATCTTCTTCAGTATGAAGATAGACAG CTTGTTGAATATGTTGCTATCTGCTTGATTAAAATAGTGGAGCGAGTAAGTCAGTCTTCTGAGTTGCTGGATGAACTTTGTCAGCACAGATTGATTGATCAAGTCATACATCTTATAGATTTGAATTGCCGAACCACTATATCTCGCCCTATATATAAT GGTTTGATTGGGTTACTTGTAAAACTTTCTTCTGGTTCAATTGTAGCCATCAGAACTCTATATGAGCTTAAGATAAGCAGCATACTGAAGGATATATTATCTACTTATGACCTCTCACATGGAATGTCTTCTCCTCATATGGTGGATGGACATTGCGATCAG GTTTATGAAGTTCTTAAGTTGCTTAATGAGCTCCTACCTAGTACAGCTAGAGATCAAGATGCTCAACAGGTGTTGGATAAGGAATCCTTTTTAGTTAATTCCCCCAGTCTTCTGCAAAAATTCGGAATGGATATACTTCCCTTGTTGATCCAG GTAGTTAATTCTGGTGCAAATTTATATGTTTGCTATGGCTGCCTTTCTGTTATCAACAAGTTAGTTTATTTCAGCAAATCTGACATGCTTCTTGAATTGCTTAAGAATACCAACATTTCAAG TTTTTTGGCCGGAGTGTTCACTCGAAAGGATCAGCATGTGCTCTTAGTAGCTCTACATATTGCTGAGATGATCCTGCAAAAGCTTTCTGATATTTTCCTGAGTTCATTTATCAAGGAAGGTGTCCTTTTTGCTATTGATGCATTGTCAGTACAAGAAAATTGTGCGCAATTAATGTTTCCCAAATTCACTGCTGTCCAGCTATCATTTGACTCAAGCCAGAAATCAGCTTCAAAGGAGGTTCCGAGCTGCCTATGTTATGCTTTTGCTACTGGTCAGCCTCCGACAACTTCAGAAACTGGTAGTTGCAAGCTTGAAAATGATTCTGTTCACAAACTTGCAAAGCATGTAAAGACAAATTACTTCACACCGAATTTGTCTGAGCAAGGGGTGACTGATATTCTTCAAAAACTCAGAACCTGTTCTACTGCTTTAAGTGATTTGGTTAATGCGACAATAGGTAATGACGCACCTGCACGGTATGAAGAGAGGTTTTATTGTATAGTGCATCAAATTATGGAAACTCTTAATGGGAAGGAACCCATTTCCACTTTCGAATTTATTGAAAGTGGGGTTGTGAGATCATTACTGAGTTACCTATCCAATGGCCAATACCtaagagaaaagggaaaggcTCAGGGTGTAAAtggtaattttattattgtagaaAAACGATTTGAGATGTTCGCAAGGTTATTCTTATCTTCTTCAGAGCCTTACTCTGTGGACTTGCCCCTATTGGTGCTGATACGAAAATTACAAAGTGCACTGTCTTCTTTGGAAAATTTCCCTGTTATTTTGAGCCATGGATCCAAGCAACGATACTCATATGCAATGGTTCCAATTGGACGCCGCACAATGCATCCATGTCTAAAGGTTCGCTTTGTGAGAGGAGAGGGGGAGACATACCTTGGTGAATATTCTGGAGATGTTCAGACAGTGGACCCTTTTTCCTCTTTGGATGGCATTGAAGGCTTTCTGTGGCCTAAAGTTAGCATTGGAAGAAATGAGCACATTAAATCAGCCAGTTGCACTACGGGTAAAACTGAGAGTTTACCGCATGATTTACCATCAACT gACAATGATGCCAACTTGTCTCAGTCTGCTTTTGAACAAGCACTTAAT GATTTTGCAAAGCAAGAAATGCAACTTCCTCTGGAGGCTGAGGTCAATATGGGAGTACAGCATCCTGCATCTTGCAGTGATGAAGATGCCTTGCAAAAACTGGTATTTTACCTTGAAGGGCAACAGCTGGATCATACACTGACACTATACCAAGCAATtctacaaaaacaaataaaagaaaatgaatttattaCTGGGGCAAAATTATGGAGTCAAGTTTATACCTTAACGTATAAAAGAGCTTTGGAACCCATACAAGGCAATTCTCAAGAGTGTCTTCAGTCAGGCCAAAACTTGTCTGTATCAGATAAAGTTGGGGCATATATGGAATACACTCCATTTGTCTCCAGCATATATGCTTGTGAACTCACTTCTGACTTGGAGAGGTCAAGTTCAACTTATGATGTGTTGTTTCTGCTCAAAAGCATGGAAAGCTTGCACAGGTTTACATTCCATCTGATGTCTCGTGAAAGAATATGTGCTTTTGCTGAAGGGAAAATTGATGACTTGGATAGTTTGAAGGTAGGAGTTCCTTCCATGCCTCAGAATGAGTTTGTAAACAGTAAGTTGACAGAAAAACTTGAACAGCAGATGCGGGACTCTTTGTCTGTGTCTATTGGTGGGATGCCTTCTTGGTGTAAACAATTAGTAGCTTCGTGTCCTTTTCTGTTTAGTTTTGAGGTAAGATGTAAGTACTTCCAGTTAGCAGCATTTGGTCAACTGCAATCTCAGTCTCATCAACTGTCTCATAGTAATTCAGGAGCCACGAGTGACAGACGACCCAGCACTGGCAGCTTGCCCCGTAAGAAGTTTTTGGTTTTCCGTGACCAGATTCTAGAGTCTGCTGCCAAAATAATGGACTTGCATGCCCGTTACAAAATGcctgttgaaattgaatatgATCAAGAAGTTGGTACTGGTCTTGGTCCAACATTGGAATTCTATACCCTGGTAAGTTGTGAGTTCCAGAAATCTGGCCTGGGTATGTGGAGGGGGGAGTATGGTTTGTTTGCATCCAGTACAACTTTGGAAGCTGAGGATAAGGGAATTCTTATGTCACCTTCTGGACTCTTTCCTCGCCCATGGCCATCTACTTTGAGTACATCTGATGACCAGTTTTCAGAAGTAATAAAAAAGTTTGTCCTTTTGGGGCAAGTAGCTGCAAAGTCTCTTCAAGATGGAAGGGTGTTGGATCTGCACTTCTCGAAAGCATTCTACAAAATTATTCTTGGCCGG gAACTTACTCTGTATGACATCCAGTCGTTTGATCCCGAGCTCAGTAGGACATTGCTAGAGTTTCAGGCTCTTGTCAATAGAAAAAGGTTTTTGGAATCGGTCAATGGAGAAAATTCACCAGCTGAATTTGACTCATTCTTTCGGGATACCAGAATTGAGGATCTTTGCCTTGATTTTACTCTTCCTGGGTATCCTAATTATGTACTTGCTTCTGGGCCTGATTACAAAATG GTTAATATGAGAAACTTGGAGGACTATGTCTCGCTTATTGTTGATGCGACTATAAACAGTGGAATTTCCAGACAAGCAGAAGCATTTAAATCTGGGTTTAACCAG GTTTTCCCTATGGAACATCTTCAGATTTTTACTGAAGACGAACTAGAGCATTTACTATGTGGAGAACATGATTCGTTGGTG TTCAATGAGCTCCTGGATCACGTTAAGTTTGATCATGGATACACAGCTAGCAGTCTTCCTATAGTCAAT TTGCTGGAAATCATACAAGAGTTTGACCATGGACAGAGACGAGCATTTCTGCAGTTTGTGACTGGGGCACCCAGGCTTCCTCCGGGTGGTTTAGCGTCTCTCAATCCAAAGTTGACTGTTGTCCGAAAA CATTCTAGCATCTGGGCCGACACAGACTTACCAAGCGTGATGACGTGTGCAAATTATCTTAAGCTCCCTGCTTACTCTTCAAAA GAGAGGATGAAAGAGAGGCTCTTATACGCCATAACAGAAGGCCAAGGATCATTTCACCTATCATAG
- the LOC122275282 gene encoding E3 ubiquitin-protein ligase UPL4 isoform X2, translating into MGNRGQKRAEMVDELPADKRACSSLDFRPSSSNSSVQTHMNSPNSAHETRDNDMETSSSASASSRSEGEPERDSAYGSCDSDDAEQRHSNLRHYRDYQRQRSSTDHGKFKRILSSLSEESGPSEQLASLTELCEVLSFCTQDSLSSMVSDSLSPLLVNLAKHESNPDIMLLAIRAITYICDVYPRSSNFLIRHDAVPALCQRLLAIEYLDVAEQCLQALEKISREQPLACLQAGAIMAVLNYIDFFSTSVQRVALSTVVNVCKKLPSECPSSFMKAIPILCNLLQYEDRQLVEYVAICLIKIVERVSQSSELLDELCQHRLIDQVIHLIDLNCRTTISRPIYNGLIGLLVKLSSGSIVAIRTLYELKISSILKDILSTYDLSHGMSSPHMVDGHCDQVYEVLKLLNELLPSTARDQDAQQVLDKESFLVNSPSLLQKFGMDILPLLIQVVNSGANLYVCYGCLSVINKLVYFSKSDMLLELLKNTNISSFLAGVFTRKDQHVLLVALHIAEMILQKLSDIFLSSFIKEGVLFAIDALSVQENCAQLMFPKFTAVQLSFDSSQKSASKEVPSCLCYAFATGQPPTTSETGSCKLENDSVHKLAKHVKTNYFTPNLSEQGVTDILQKLRTCSTALSDLVNATIGNDAPARYEERFYCIVHQIMETLNGKEPISTFEFIESGVVRSLLSYLSNGQYLREKGKAQGVNGNFIIVEKRFEMFARLFLSSSEPYSVDLPLLVLIRKLQSALSSLENFPVILSHGSKQRYSYAMVPIGRRTMHPCLKVRFVRGEGETYLGEYSGDVQTVDPFSSLDGIEGFLWPKVSIGRNEHIKSASCTTGKTESLPHDLPSTDFAKQEMQLPLEAEVNMGVQHPASCSDEDALQKLVFYLEGQQLDHTLTLYQAILQKQIKENEFITGAKLWSQVYTLTYKRALEPIQGNSQECLQSGQNLSVSDKVGAYMEYTPFVSSIYACELTSDLERSSSTYDVLFLLKSMESLHRFTFHLMSRERICAFAEGKIDDLDSLKVGVPSMPQNEFVNSKLTEKLEQQMRDSLSVSIGGMPSWCKQLVASCPFLFSFEVRCKYFQLAAFGQLQSQSHQLSHSNSGATSDRRPSTGSLPRKKFLVFRDQILESAAKIMDLHARYKMPVEIEYDQEVGTGLGPTLEFYTLVSCEFQKSGLGMWRGEYGLFASSTTLEAEDKGILMSPSGLFPRPWPSTLSTSDDQFSEVIKKFVLLGQVAAKSLQDGRVLDLHFSKAFYKIILGRELTLYDIQSFDPELSRTLLEFQALVNRKRFLESVNGENSPAEFDSFFRDTRIEDLCLDFTLPGYPNYVLASGPDYKMVNMRNLEDYVSLIVDATINSGISRQAEAFKSGFNQVFPMEHLQIFTEDELEHLLCGEHDSLVFNELLDHVKFDHGYTASSLPIVNLLEIIQEFDHGQRRAFLQFVTGAPRLPPGGLASLNPKLTVVRKHSSIWADTDLPSVMTCANYLKLPAYSSKERMKERLLYAITEGQGSFHLS; encoded by the exons ATGGGTAATCGTGGCCAAAAGCGTGCTGAAATGGTTGATGAATTGCCGGCGGATAAGCGGGCATGCAGTTCGTTGGATTTCAGACCGAGTTCATCGAATTCATCGGTTCAGACCCATATGAACTCCCCCAATTCAGCACATGAAACCCGCGACAATGACATGGAAACTTCGTCATCTGCTTCAGCCTCAAGCCGATCGGAAGGAGAACCTGAAAGGGATTCAGCGTATGGTTCTTGTGATTCTGATGATGCGGAGCAAAGACATAGCAATCTTCGCCACTATCGTGATTATCAGAGGCAGAGATCGTCCACTGATCATGGAAAATTCAagagaattttatcaagtttgaGTGAAGAAAGTGGCCCTTCCGAACAACTGGCTTCACTTACTGAGTTATGTGAAGTGTTGTCATTTTGTACACAGGATTCACTTTCAAGCATGGTGTCAGACTCTTTGTCTCCGCTTCTTGTAAACCTTGCAAAGCACGAGAGTAACCCAGATATAATGTTACTAGCTATAAGagctataacatatatatgcgATGTGTATCCTCGATCATCAAATTTCCTAATTCGTCATGATGCGGTTCCTGCTCTTTGTCAAAGATTATTGGCTATTGAGTACTTGGATGTTGCTGAACAG tgtctgCAAGCGTTGGAGAAGATATCACGGGAGCAACCGCTTGCTTGCTTACAGGCTGGGGCAATTATGGCTGTCCTAAATTATATTGACTTCTTTTCAACAAGTGTACAG AGAGTTGCTCTTTCCACTGTGGTGAACGTCTGCAAGAAACTTCCCTCTGAATGCCCTTCATCTTTCATGAAAGCTATTCCCATATTGTGCAATCTTCTTCAGTATGAAGATAGACAG CTTGTTGAATATGTTGCTATCTGCTTGATTAAAATAGTGGAGCGAGTAAGTCAGTCTTCTGAGTTGCTGGATGAACTTTGTCAGCACAGATTGATTGATCAAGTCATACATCTTATAGATTTGAATTGCCGAACCACTATATCTCGCCCTATATATAAT GGTTTGATTGGGTTACTTGTAAAACTTTCTTCTGGTTCAATTGTAGCCATCAGAACTCTATATGAGCTTAAGATAAGCAGCATACTGAAGGATATATTATCTACTTATGACCTCTCACATGGAATGTCTTCTCCTCATATGGTGGATGGACATTGCGATCAG GTTTATGAAGTTCTTAAGTTGCTTAATGAGCTCCTACCTAGTACAGCTAGAGATCAAGATGCTCAACAGGTGTTGGATAAGGAATCCTTTTTAGTTAATTCCCCCAGTCTTCTGCAAAAATTCGGAATGGATATACTTCCCTTGTTGATCCAG GTAGTTAATTCTGGTGCAAATTTATATGTTTGCTATGGCTGCCTTTCTGTTATCAACAAGTTAGTTTATTTCAGCAAATCTGACATGCTTCTTGAATTGCTTAAGAATACCAACATTTCAAG TTTTTTGGCCGGAGTGTTCACTCGAAAGGATCAGCATGTGCTCTTAGTAGCTCTACATATTGCTGAGATGATCCTGCAAAAGCTTTCTGATATTTTCCTGAGTTCATTTATCAAGGAAGGTGTCCTTTTTGCTATTGATGCATTGTCAGTACAAGAAAATTGTGCGCAATTAATGTTTCCCAAATTCACTGCTGTCCAGCTATCATTTGACTCAAGCCAGAAATCAGCTTCAAAGGAGGTTCCGAGCTGCCTATGTTATGCTTTTGCTACTGGTCAGCCTCCGACAACTTCAGAAACTGGTAGTTGCAAGCTTGAAAATGATTCTGTTCACAAACTTGCAAAGCATGTAAAGACAAATTACTTCACACCGAATTTGTCTGAGCAAGGGGTGACTGATATTCTTCAAAAACTCAGAACCTGTTCTACTGCTTTAAGTGATTTGGTTAATGCGACAATAGGTAATGACGCACCTGCACGGTATGAAGAGAGGTTTTATTGTATAGTGCATCAAATTATGGAAACTCTTAATGGGAAGGAACCCATTTCCACTTTCGAATTTATTGAAAGTGGGGTTGTGAGATCATTACTGAGTTACCTATCCAATGGCCAATACCtaagagaaaagggaaaggcTCAGGGTGTAAAtggtaattttattattgtagaaAAACGATTTGAGATGTTCGCAAGGTTATTCTTATCTTCTTCAGAGCCTTACTCTGTGGACTTGCCCCTATTGGTGCTGATACGAAAATTACAAAGTGCACTGTCTTCTTTGGAAAATTTCCCTGTTATTTTGAGCCATGGATCCAAGCAACGATACTCATATGCAATGGTTCCAATTGGACGCCGCACAATGCATCCATGTCTAAAGGTTCGCTTTGTGAGAGGAGAGGGGGAGACATACCTTGGTGAATATTCTGGAGATGTTCAGACAGTGGACCCTTTTTCCTCTTTGGATGGCATTGAAGGCTTTCTGTGGCCTAAAGTTAGCATTGGAAGAAATGAGCACATTAAATCAGCCAGTTGCACTACGGGTAAAACTGAGAGTTTACCGCATGATTTACCATCAACT GATTTTGCAAAGCAAGAAATGCAACTTCCTCTGGAGGCTGAGGTCAATATGGGAGTACAGCATCCTGCATCTTGCAGTGATGAAGATGCCTTGCAAAAACTGGTATTTTACCTTGAAGGGCAACAGCTGGATCATACACTGACACTATACCAAGCAATtctacaaaaacaaataaaagaaaatgaatttattaCTGGGGCAAAATTATGGAGTCAAGTTTATACCTTAACGTATAAAAGAGCTTTGGAACCCATACAAGGCAATTCTCAAGAGTGTCTTCAGTCAGGCCAAAACTTGTCTGTATCAGATAAAGTTGGGGCATATATGGAATACACTCCATTTGTCTCCAGCATATATGCTTGTGAACTCACTTCTGACTTGGAGAGGTCAAGTTCAACTTATGATGTGTTGTTTCTGCTCAAAAGCATGGAAAGCTTGCACAGGTTTACATTCCATCTGATGTCTCGTGAAAGAATATGTGCTTTTGCTGAAGGGAAAATTGATGACTTGGATAGTTTGAAGGTAGGAGTTCCTTCCATGCCTCAGAATGAGTTTGTAAACAGTAAGTTGACAGAAAAACTTGAACAGCAGATGCGGGACTCTTTGTCTGTGTCTATTGGTGGGATGCCTTCTTGGTGTAAACAATTAGTAGCTTCGTGTCCTTTTCTGTTTAGTTTTGAGGTAAGATGTAAGTACTTCCAGTTAGCAGCATTTGGTCAACTGCAATCTCAGTCTCATCAACTGTCTCATAGTAATTCAGGAGCCACGAGTGACAGACGACCCAGCACTGGCAGCTTGCCCCGTAAGAAGTTTTTGGTTTTCCGTGACCAGATTCTAGAGTCTGCTGCCAAAATAATGGACTTGCATGCCCGTTACAAAATGcctgttgaaattgaatatgATCAAGAAGTTGGTACTGGTCTTGGTCCAACATTGGAATTCTATACCCTGGTAAGTTGTGAGTTCCAGAAATCTGGCCTGGGTATGTGGAGGGGGGAGTATGGTTTGTTTGCATCCAGTACAACTTTGGAAGCTGAGGATAAGGGAATTCTTATGTCACCTTCTGGACTCTTTCCTCGCCCATGGCCATCTACTTTGAGTACATCTGATGACCAGTTTTCAGAAGTAATAAAAAAGTTTGTCCTTTTGGGGCAAGTAGCTGCAAAGTCTCTTCAAGATGGAAGGGTGTTGGATCTGCACTTCTCGAAAGCATTCTACAAAATTATTCTTGGCCGG gAACTTACTCTGTATGACATCCAGTCGTTTGATCCCGAGCTCAGTAGGACATTGCTAGAGTTTCAGGCTCTTGTCAATAGAAAAAGGTTTTTGGAATCGGTCAATGGAGAAAATTCACCAGCTGAATTTGACTCATTCTTTCGGGATACCAGAATTGAGGATCTTTGCCTTGATTTTACTCTTCCTGGGTATCCTAATTATGTACTTGCTTCTGGGCCTGATTACAAAATG GTTAATATGAGAAACTTGGAGGACTATGTCTCGCTTATTGTTGATGCGACTATAAACAGTGGAATTTCCAGACAAGCAGAAGCATTTAAATCTGGGTTTAACCAG GTTTTCCCTATGGAACATCTTCAGATTTTTACTGAAGACGAACTAGAGCATTTACTATGTGGAGAACATGATTCGTTGGTG TTCAATGAGCTCCTGGATCACGTTAAGTTTGATCATGGATACACAGCTAGCAGTCTTCCTATAGTCAAT TTGCTGGAAATCATACAAGAGTTTGACCATGGACAGAGACGAGCATTTCTGCAGTTTGTGACTGGGGCACCCAGGCTTCCTCCGGGTGGTTTAGCGTCTCTCAATCCAAAGTTGACTGTTGTCCGAAAA CATTCTAGCATCTGGGCCGACACAGACTTACCAAGCGTGATGACGTGTGCAAATTATCTTAAGCTCCCTGCTTACTCTTCAAAA GAGAGGATGAAAGAGAGGCTCTTATACGCCATAACAGAAGGCCAAGGATCATTTCACCTATCATAG
- the LOC122275995 gene encoding nuclear transcription factor Y subunit B-1-like isoform X2 — MADAPTSPNGGGSLESGEQSPRSNVREQDRFLPIANISRIMKKALPANGKIAKDAKETVQECVSEFISFITSEASDKCQREKRKTINGDDLLWAMATLGFEDYIDPLKIYLSRYREIEGDTKGAAKGGDAPAKKDVLLSPNVQIGRQGSFSQGMNYSNSQVAQHLMVPMQGTEQASG, encoded by the exons ATGGCCGATGCTCCGACCAGTCCAAACGGAGGAGGCAGCCTCGAGAGCGGCGAGCAGAGCCCCCGCTCCAATGTTCGCGAGCAGGACCGGTTCCTCCCTATCGCCAATATTAGCCGGATTATGAAGAAGGCGCTCCCTGCTAACGGAAAGATCGCCAAGGATGCCAAGGAGACCGTGCAAGAGTGCGTCTCTGAGTTTATCAGCTTTATCACCAGCGA GGCCAGTGACAAGTGCCAGAGAGAGAAGCGGAAGACAATTAATGGGGACGATTTGCTTTGGGCTATGGCTACTTTAGGGTTTGAAGACTACATCGATCCGCTTAAGATTTACCTGTCCAGATACAGAGag ATTGAG GGTGACACCAAGGGGGCAGCAAAGGGTGGAGATGCACCTGCTAAGAAAGATGTTCTATTAAGTCCAAATGTGCAG ATTGGTCGTCAAGGTTCTTTCTCTCAAGGCATGAATTACTCTAATTCTCag GTGGCCCAACATCTGATGGTTCCCATGCAAGGCACTGAGCAGGCATCTGGCTGA
- the LOC122275995 gene encoding nuclear transcription factor Y subunit B-1-like isoform X1, which produces MADAPTSPNGGGSLESGEQSPRSNVREQDRFLPIANISRIMKKALPANGKIAKDAKETVQECVSEFISFITSEASDKCQREKRKTINGDDLLWAMATLGFEDYIDPLKIYLSRYREIEGDTKGAAKGGDAPAKKDVLLSPNVQVEIGRQGSFSQGMNYSNSQVAQHLMVPMQGTEQASG; this is translated from the exons ATGGCCGATGCTCCGACCAGTCCAAACGGAGGAGGCAGCCTCGAGAGCGGCGAGCAGAGCCCCCGCTCCAATGTTCGCGAGCAGGACCGGTTCCTCCCTATCGCCAATATTAGCCGGATTATGAAGAAGGCGCTCCCTGCTAACGGAAAGATCGCCAAGGATGCCAAGGAGACCGTGCAAGAGTGCGTCTCTGAGTTTATCAGCTTTATCACCAGCGA GGCCAGTGACAAGTGCCAGAGAGAGAAGCGGAAGACAATTAATGGGGACGATTTGCTTTGGGCTATGGCTACTTTAGGGTTTGAAGACTACATCGATCCGCTTAAGATTTACCTGTCCAGATACAGAGag ATTGAG GGTGACACCAAGGGGGCAGCAAAGGGTGGAGATGCACCTGCTAAGAAAGATGTTCTATTAAGTCCAAATGTGCAGGTGGAA ATTGGTCGTCAAGGTTCTTTCTCTCAAGGCATGAATTACTCTAATTCTCag GTGGCCCAACATCTGATGGTTCCCATGCAAGGCACTGAGCAGGCATCTGGCTGA
- the LOC122275996 gene encoding uncharacterized protein LOC122275996 has protein sequence MSEPEKVASSASSSELTIHTLRNNPMCTYGSPASLRTSNTPRNPGRAFFGCSKYNKKGLPHCDYFKWADSDQASENELMKIFGEMCRKEEELRKVQVELRNFEKEVRKREEDVQKREEEVRTWMQEARTWMEEVRKIHGKIVKRDSGVRCERPHLRIYWAIPILLYLYLT, from the exons ATGTCTGAACCAGAAAAGGTTGCATCGTCAGCTTCTTCATCTGAACTCACTATTCATACTTTGAGAAACAACCCAATGTGCACTTATGGGTCACCTGCTTCACTTAGAACATCAAATACACCAAGGAACCCAGGTCGAGCATTCTTTGGATGTTCAAAGTACAATAAGAag GGGTTACCCCACTGCGACTATTTCAAATGGGCAGATAGTGATCAGGCAAGCGAAAATGAACTGATGAAAATATTTGGTGAGATGTGTCGGAAGGAAGAAGAGCTTAGGAAAGTGCAGGTAGAGCTTCGAAATTTTGAGAAAGAGGTtcgaaaaagagaggaagacgtccagaaaagagaggaagaagTTCGAACTTGGATGCAAGAGGCTCGAACTTGGATGGAAGAGGTACGAAAAATACATGGCAAAATTGTCAAGCGGGACTCGGGAGTCCGGTGTGAACGTCCACATCTGCGTATTTATTGGGCGATCCCTATATTACTTTATTTATACTTGACTTGA